Proteins encoded by one window of Microbacterium testaceum:
- a CDS encoding FUSC family protein: MTVPASLDPRRWWSDAVTADRLLLAAKTAAAAALAWYLAPLVPFAQSEYSYYAPLGVLVSMYPTVARSASSGAQAVIGLALGIGLGLGSLAVVGTGIPRIVAVALVILIGVLLAGVRALGVGRDWVAIAGLFVLLLGGADPDGYSVSYLVTMAFGVVVGVVVNLVVVPPLRVKKADDRLSRLRDALGDVLRAMSSSLAGRSFDPEAADRAAADLEGTLVEVREEVDLADESRRYNPRGRRLKTPRDLGRRRLDALTGTADATRELAAALARLTAGPDVDTRLPGDARRLLADAIERVSRLATTPPEPQATDGELRAAETALTRYTESLRSLDAQDEPLDAWEAAVSLRRVIAACGPFSDPDADTAAR; the protein is encoded by the coding sequence ATGACCGTTCCCGCCTCCCTCGACCCGCGCCGATGGTGGTCCGACGCGGTCACCGCCGATCGCCTGCTGCTCGCCGCCAAGACGGCCGCGGCCGCCGCTCTCGCCTGGTACCTCGCCCCTCTCGTGCCCTTCGCGCAGAGCGAGTACTCGTACTACGCCCCGCTCGGGGTGCTCGTGAGCATGTATCCGACGGTCGCGCGTTCCGCGTCGAGCGGCGCGCAGGCCGTGATCGGTCTCGCACTCGGCATCGGGTTAGGACTGGGCAGCCTCGCCGTCGTGGGCACGGGTATACCCCGTATCGTCGCCGTCGCCCTCGTCATCTTGATCGGAGTCTTGCTCGCGGGCGTGCGGGCCCTCGGCGTCGGGCGGGACTGGGTGGCGATCGCCGGTCTCTTCGTCCTACTGCTCGGCGGCGCCGATCCCGACGGATACTCGGTGTCGTACCTGGTGACGATGGCTTTCGGTGTCGTGGTCGGCGTCGTGGTCAACCTCGTCGTGGTCCCGCCGCTGCGCGTCAAGAAGGCCGACGACCGGCTGAGCCGGCTTCGGGACGCGCTCGGCGACGTCCTCCGTGCCATGTCGTCGTCGCTCGCGGGACGTTCCTTCGACCCCGAGGCCGCGGACCGGGCCGCCGCCGACCTGGAGGGGACCCTCGTCGAGGTGCGGGAGGAGGTCGATCTCGCCGACGAGAGTCGCCGCTACAACCCGCGCGGGCGACGGTTGAAGACGCCGCGCGACCTGGGTCGGCGACGACTCGACGCCTTGACGGGCACGGCCGACGCGACCCGCGAGCTCGCCGCCGCTCTGGCGCGGCTCACCGCGGGCCCCGACGTCGACACCCGCCTGCCGGGCGACGCGCGACGCCTCCTCGCCGATGCGATCGAGAGGGTGTCCCGCCTGGCCACCACGCCGCCCGAGCCGCAGGCCACGGACGGCGAATTGCGCGCCGCGGAGACCGCCCTGACCCGCTACACCGAGAGCCTGCGCTCCCTCGACGCGCAGGACGAACCTCTCGACGCGTGGGAGGCCGCCGTGAGTCTGCGCCGCGTCATCGCGGCATGCGGACCGTTCTCGGATCCGGATGCCGACACCGCGGCGCGGTGA
- a CDS encoding ADP-dependent glucokinase/phosphofructokinase: MIDVMAEDLVLGLGGTVDYEIRWDAEVLTALAAQHGIRLDELTTTTPIIDERALVVTVLAFLATGGGGERFVLSSEIVETFAAHFDKTITLGGTGVRAGIALDRIGVPTVQHLVSIDDNVRRLLPASMSIVSSATRDTLDPHLIVQYPAGATVRLVDGAVTAPASNRLIFANDAPNREMAIAPDLGDALEGAAAFLVSGFNTMQDADLLEARLDDLVSAMRRLPAEALVYYEDAGFYHRELAARVRARLLERIDVYGMNEDELQEYLGRPVDLLSPDDVVAALAEVHALIPARTLVVHTTFWAIAVGPSAARHAAGLESAVRTAATRYRLGDSCTAADLEVTARSLRHAGGAAVVEAARQRSGAVGVAAYVVDTAQPTTIGLGDTFVGGFLAAVPAAARRATAVALDRALDAVTGRVD, from the coding sequence GTCTCGACGAGTTGACCACCACGACGCCGATCATCGACGAGCGCGCGCTCGTCGTCACGGTGCTCGCCTTCCTCGCCACGGGCGGGGGAGGCGAGCGCTTCGTGCTGTCATCGGAGATCGTCGAGACCTTCGCGGCGCACTTCGACAAGACGATCACGCTCGGCGGAACCGGGGTGCGGGCGGGCATCGCCCTCGATCGCATCGGCGTGCCCACCGTGCAGCACCTCGTGAGCATCGACGACAACGTGAGGCGCCTGCTTCCGGCCTCGATGAGCATCGTCTCGTCGGCCACGCGAGACACCCTCGATCCGCACCTCATCGTGCAGTATCCCGCGGGCGCCACGGTGCGCCTCGTCGACGGGGCGGTGACGGCGCCGGCGTCGAACCGCCTGATCTTCGCCAACGACGCCCCCAACCGCGAGATGGCTATCGCCCCCGATCTGGGCGACGCCCTCGAGGGGGCTGCGGCGTTCCTCGTCTCGGGGTTCAACACGATGCAGGATGCCGACCTGCTCGAGGCCCGGCTCGACGATCTCGTCTCGGCGATGAGACGCCTGCCCGCCGAGGCTCTCGTCTACTACGAGGACGCGGGCTTCTACCACCGCGAGCTCGCCGCCCGGGTGCGCGCGCGGCTCCTCGAGCGCATCGACGTGTACGGCATGAACGAGGACGAGCTGCAGGAGTACCTGGGGCGACCCGTTGACCTGCTCTCGCCCGACGACGTCGTCGCCGCCCTCGCCGAGGTGCACGCGCTCATCCCGGCGCGGACGCTGGTCGTGCACACGACCTTCTGGGCGATCGCGGTCGGTCCCTCGGCGGCCCGGCACGCGGCGGGACTCGAGAGCGCCGTGCGCACCGCCGCGACGCGCTACCGCCTCGGCGACTCCTGTACCGCCGCCGATCTCGAGGTCACCGCCCGGTCGCTCCGTCACGCGGGCGGTGCGGCGGTCGTCGAAGCCGCGCGGCAGCGCAGCGGAGCGGTCGGGGTCGCGGCCTACGTCGTCGACACCGCGCAGCCCACCACGATCGGTCTCGGAGACACCTTCGTCGGCGGCTTCCTCGCCGCGGTGCCCGCGGCTGCGCGCCGTGCGACAGCCGTCGCCCTCGACCGCGCGCTGGATGCGGTGACCGGGCGCGTGGATTGA
- a CDS encoding alpha/beta fold hydrolase → MPEDSRPADVEVDTLRRGPSQTRVTRVSTGSGTGRPFVLIAGIGVASTYFEFLAPLLAEKGEVYALDLPGFGGVPASGESPTAAYFADQVEGVLDHYGLENPVLIGHSMGTQVVTEILARRPELSHAVLVSPVVDEAESSAIIQGVRFVQSTVRESLHIALLAVSAYLLCGFLYFFEALPHMLRYRISDRIGEGRATLLLIRGEFDRPSPRRLHSRLVARAHRARRWEIEGAAHCVVNSHAVGVARLALRHADDELPPKGRMPAAEAAVPPAAHSDLRMVLGAVFSRLAEWISAARHDDDGVERAKARHARVLWDAYRPGR, encoded by the coding sequence ATGCCCGAAGACTCGCGACCCGCCGACGTCGAGGTCGACACGCTCCGCCGGGGGCCCTCACAGACCCGGGTGACGCGTGTCTCGACGGGCTCGGGGACCGGGCGCCCGTTCGTCCTCATCGCCGGTATCGGCGTCGCGTCGACCTACTTCGAATTCCTCGCACCGCTGCTCGCCGAGAAGGGCGAGGTCTACGCCCTCGATCTCCCGGGTTTCGGCGGGGTCCCGGCATCCGGGGAATCCCCCACCGCCGCGTATTTCGCCGACCAGGTCGAGGGAGTGCTCGACCACTACGGTCTCGAGAATCCGGTACTCATCGGACACTCGATGGGGACGCAGGTGGTCACCGAGATTCTGGCGCGGCGTCCCGAACTCTCGCACGCGGTGCTGGTGAGCCCCGTCGTCGACGAAGCGGAGTCCTCTGCGATCATCCAGGGCGTGCGATTCGTCCAGTCGACGGTGCGGGAGTCGCTGCACATCGCGCTCCTGGCGGTCTCGGCGTATCTCCTGTGCGGTTTCCTCTACTTCTTCGAAGCCCTGCCCCACATGTTGCGCTACCGCATCTCCGACCGCATCGGCGAGGGCCGGGCGACTCTGCTGCTCATCCGCGGCGAGTTCGACCGCCCGTCGCCGCGCCGCCTGCACTCCCGCCTCGTCGCCCGCGCGCATCGCGCCCGACGGTGGGAGATCGAGGGAGCCGCGCACTGCGTCGTGAACAGCCACGCCGTCGGGGTGGCGCGTCTCGCCCTCCGGCACGCCGACGACGAGCTTCCCCCGAAAGGACGGATGCCGGCGGCCGAGGCCGCCGTGCCGCCCGCCGCGCACTCCGACCTGCGAATGGTGCTCGGCGCCGTGTTCAGTCGTCTGGCGGAGTGGATCAGCGCGGCACGCCACGACGACGACGGCGTCGAGCGGGCGAAAGCGCGTCATGCCCGCGTGCTGTGGGACGCCTACCGTCCGGGCCGCTGA